The following proteins come from a genomic window of Streptomyces sp. Sge12:
- a CDS encoding DUF202 domain-containing protein: MSAPGRDRARDRDAGLQPERTRLAWRRTTLACSVVAVLALRQALRGSGSPVEVAGAAVIALIWLAFLWVAHRRIRELAAHRPQQLAPRAALAAVACTAALAVFAMTVIL; the protein is encoded by the coding sequence GTGAGCGCCCCGGGCCGCGATCGCGCCCGCGACCGCGATGCCGGCCTGCAGCCCGAGCGGACCCGGCTCGCGTGGCGGCGTACGACGCTGGCCTGCTCGGTGGTGGCGGTGCTGGCGCTGCGGCAGGCGCTGCGCGGGTCCGGTTCACCGGTGGAGGTGGCCGGGGCAGCGGTCATCGCGCTCATCTGGCTGGCGTTCCTGTGGGTCGCCCACCGGCGGATCCGGGAGCTGGCGGCGCACCGGCCGCAGCAGCTCGCGCCGCGGGCGGCGCTGGCGGCGGTGGCGTGCACGGCGGCGCTGGCGGTGTTCGCAATGACGGTGATCCTCTGA
- a CDS encoding class I adenylate-forming enzyme family protein: MTPSRTSGLPQDSPYAAKPWLGRLTEAQRAPVDPPPTVLHAFREAVARAPGRAALAYFDGRIGYAEADALSDSVAGHLAERGVRRGDRVAVVLQNTPHFVLAVLAAWKAGAVVVPLNPMYKSGEVGHILRDSGAAALVCDGGAWTAYVREAARDSAVRTVLTTSDRDFQTRNDPRVLGPEPDRAAAPARPFVPAQAAAPETVPGREQQLGPDATAPAAPGPAASAGGLGAADLLTVARRRRPAPGDPHLTAADTALISYTSGTSGTPKGAMNPHGALTYNAVRQVTSHPLPEGATYFALAPLFHITGMVCELAACFANAGTLALAHRFDAGTVLDAFLEHRPAYTVGPATAFMALAAHPDVTPDHFASFQVISSGGAPLPPALVERLRTAFGFYLRNGYGLTECTAPCASVPVHLDAPVDPASGTLSVGLPGADTVVRILDEHGAEVPFGETGEIAVRGPQVVPGYWGLPADTAKAFPEGELRTGDVGFMDPDGWLYVVDRKKDMINASGFKVWPREVEDVLYTHPAVREAAVVGVPDAYRGESVKAYVSLRPGTSVEPAELSAYCAERIAAYKYPRQVEILPVLPKTTSGKILRRELRDRG, encoded by the coding sequence GTGACCCCCTCCCGCACGTCCGGGCTACCGCAGGACTCCCCGTACGCCGCGAAGCCCTGGCTCGGGCGGCTCACCGAGGCCCAGCGGGCGCCCGTCGATCCGCCGCCCACCGTGCTGCACGCCTTCCGCGAGGCCGTTGCGCGGGCGCCCGGGCGCGCCGCGCTGGCCTACTTCGACGGCCGGATCGGCTACGCGGAGGCCGACGCGCTCTCCGACTCCGTCGCCGGTCACCTCGCGGAGCGGGGCGTCCGCCGCGGCGACCGGGTCGCCGTCGTGCTGCAGAACACCCCGCACTTCGTGCTCGCCGTCCTCGCCGCCTGGAAGGCCGGGGCCGTGGTCGTCCCGCTCAACCCCATGTACAAGTCGGGCGAGGTCGGGCACATCCTCCGCGACTCGGGGGCCGCCGCGCTCGTCTGCGACGGCGGCGCGTGGACGGCGTACGTGCGCGAGGCCGCGCGGGACAGCGCCGTGCGGACCGTGCTGACCACGTCGGACCGGGACTTCCAAACGCGCAACGACCCGCGCGTCCTCGGCCCGGAGCCCGACCGGGCCGCGGCCCCCGCCCGCCCGTTCGTACCGGCCCAGGCGGCCGCGCCGGAGACGGTGCCCGGCCGGGAGCAGCAGCTCGGACCGGACGCTACCGCCCCCGCGGCCCCCGGCCCTGCGGCCTCTGCCGGCGGCCTCGGCGCCGCCGACCTCCTCACCGTGGCCCGCCGCAGGCGGCCCGCGCCGGGCGACCCGCACCTCACCGCCGCCGACACCGCCCTGATCAGCTACACCTCCGGCACCAGCGGCACCCCCAAGGGCGCGATGAACCCGCACGGCGCGCTCACGTACAACGCCGTCCGCCAGGTCACCTCCCACCCCCTGCCCGAGGGCGCCACCTACTTCGCCCTCGCGCCCCTCTTCCACATCACCGGCATGGTCTGCGAGCTCGCCGCCTGTTTTGCCAACGCCGGCACCCTGGCCCTGGCCCACCGCTTCGATGCGGGCACCGTCCTCGACGCCTTCCTCGAACACCGCCCCGCCTACACCGTCGGCCCGGCCACCGCCTTCATGGCCCTCGCCGCCCACCCCGACGTCACCCCCGACCACTTCGCCTCGTTCCAGGTGATCTCCTCCGGCGGAGCCCCGCTCCCGCCCGCCCTCGTCGAGCGCCTGCGCACCGCCTTCGGCTTCTACCTGCGCAACGGCTACGGCCTCACCGAGTGCACTGCCCCCTGCGCCAGCGTCCCCGTGCACTTGGACGCCCCCGTCGACCCCGCCTCCGGGACCCTCTCCGTGGGCCTGCCGGGCGCCGACACCGTGGTGCGCATCCTCGACGAGCACGGAGCCGAGGTCCCCTTCGGGGAGACCGGCGAGATCGCCGTCCGCGGCCCGCAGGTGGTGCCCGGCTACTGGGGCCTGCCCGCCGACACCGCGAAGGCCTTCCCGGAGGGCGAACTGCGCACCGGCGACGTCGGATTCATGGACCCGGACGGCTGGCTCTACGTCGTCGACCGCAAGAAGGACATGATCAACGCCTCCGGCTTCAAGGTCTGGCCGCGGGAGGTCGAGGACGTGCTGTACACCCACCCCGCCGTCCGCGAGGCCGCGGTGGTCGGCGTACCGGACGCCTACCGCGGGGAGAGCGTGAAGGCGTACGTCAGCCTGCGTCCCGGCACCTCGGTGGAGCCTGCGGAGCTGTCCGCGTACTGCGCCGAGCGCATCGCCGCGTACAAATACCCGCGGCAGGTCGAGATCCTGCCTGTCCTTCCGAAGACGACCAGTGGCAAGATCCTGCGACGGGAACTGCGCGATCGCGGCTGA
- a CDS encoding phosphotransferase family protein has translation MTSAPADPRGLDLERLRGHLDRARPGLVSGALRGRLIEGGRSNLTYEITDGTSRWVVRRPPLGHVLATAHDMRREHRVIEALHGTAVPVPEPLLLCEDDSVLGAPFYVMEYVDGVPYRTAEQLAAIGPERTRRAVLGLVDTLVELHAVEPQAVGLGDFGRPEGFLDRQLRRWGKQLAASRGRELAGIDELHGALGRRLPVSPAPTVVHGDFRLDNVLIGGPDDTIRAVLDWEMSTLGDPLTDLGLLVMYSSDLGLTGSPVSTTSGAPAHPTPAELVERYAARSGRDTGAIAWYTAFAWFKLAVILEGIHYRYTLGQTVGAGFDRIGELVPVFIEHGLTTLQDRQEG, from the coding sequence ATGACCTCAGCCCCGGCCGACCCGCGCGGCCTGGACCTGGAGCGATTGCGCGGTCATCTCGACCGGGCCCGGCCGGGACTCGTGTCCGGGGCGCTGCGCGGCCGGCTCATCGAGGGCGGCCGGTCGAATCTCACGTACGAGATCACCGACGGGACCTCCCGCTGGGTGGTCCGCCGGCCGCCACTGGGCCACGTACTGGCCACCGCGCACGACATGCGGCGCGAGCACCGGGTGATCGAGGCGTTGCACGGCACGGCCGTTCCGGTGCCGGAGCCGCTGCTCCTGTGCGAGGACGATTCCGTGCTCGGGGCACCGTTCTACGTGATGGAGTACGTGGACGGGGTGCCGTACCGGACGGCCGAGCAGCTCGCCGCGATCGGACCGGAGCGGACCCGGCGGGCGGTGCTGGGCCTGGTGGACACCCTGGTCGAGCTGCACGCGGTGGAACCGCAGGCGGTGGGCCTGGGCGACTTCGGCCGGCCGGAGGGCTTCCTCGACCGGCAGCTGCGGCGCTGGGGCAAGCAGCTCGCGGCCTCGCGGGGCCGGGAGCTCGCCGGGATCGACGAGCTGCACGGCGCGCTCGGCCGCAGGCTGCCGGTCTCCCCCGCACCCACCGTGGTGCACGGGGACTTCCGGCTCGACAACGTGCTGATCGGCGGCCCGGACGACACGATCCGGGCGGTGCTGGACTGGGAGATGTCCACGCTCGGGGATCCGCTGACCGACCTCGGGCTGCTCGTGATGTACAGCTCGGACCTGGGCCTGACCGGATCGCCGGTCAGTACGACGAGCGGGGCGCCGGCCCATCCGACGCCGGCCGAGCTCGTCGAGCGCTACGCCGCCCGCTCGGGGCGGGACACCGGGGCCATCGCCTGGTACACGGCCTTCGCCTGGTTCAAGCTCGCCGTGATCCTCGAGGGCATCCACTACCGCTACACGCTGGGGCAGACCGTCGGGGCGGGCTTCGACCGGATCGGCGAGCTGGTCCCGGTCTTCATCGAGCACGGACTGACCACACTCCAGGACCGCCAGGAAGGCTGA
- a CDS encoding SDR family oxidoreductase: protein MSAYQDQRVVVTGAGGGIGAALAHRFAAEGATVVVNDLDPAKAAAVAGSIGARAIPVPGDASAVVAEAREALGGAVDIYCANAGLASGGDAFADEAVWEAAWDTNVMAHVRAARALLPDWLERGTGRFVSTVSAAGLLTMIGAAPYSVTKHGALAFAEWLSLTYRHRGVQVHAICPQGVRTDMLTAAGSAGELVLAPTAIEPEVVADALFDGMEKGRFLILPHPEVADFYAARATEPDRWLSGMNHLQQKWETR, encoded by the coding sequence GTGAGCGCGTACCAGGACCAGCGAGTCGTCGTCACCGGCGCGGGCGGCGGCATCGGCGCCGCCCTCGCGCACCGCTTCGCGGCCGAGGGCGCCACGGTGGTGGTCAACGACCTCGACCCGGCCAAGGCCGCCGCCGTCGCGGGGAGCATCGGCGCACGGGCGATCCCGGTGCCGGGCGACGCCTCGGCCGTCGTGGCCGAGGCCCGCGAGGCCCTCGGCGGGGCGGTCGACATCTACTGCGCCAACGCCGGACTCGCCTCCGGCGGCGACGCCTTCGCCGACGAGGCCGTCTGGGAGGCGGCCTGGGACACCAACGTCATGGCCCACGTCCGCGCCGCCAGGGCGCTGCTGCCGGACTGGCTGGAGCGGGGGACCGGCCGCTTCGTGTCCACCGTCTCGGCCGCAGGGCTCCTGACCATGATCGGAGCGGCCCCGTACAGTGTCACCAAGCACGGTGCGCTCGCCTTCGCCGAATGGCTCTCGCTGACCTACCGCCACCGGGGGGTCCAGGTCCACGCCATCTGTCCGCAGGGGGTGCGCACCGACATGCTGACCGCCGCGGGTTCGGCGGGCGAACTCGTTCTCGCGCCGACCGCGATCGAGCCGGAAGTGGTCGCGGACGCGCTGTTCGACGGCATGGAGAAGGGCCGATTCTTGATCCTCCCGCACCCCGAGGTCGCCGACTTCTACGCCGCGCGCGCCACCGAGCCGGATCGCTGGCTGAGCGGCATGAACCACCTCCAGCAGAAGTGGGAGACCCGGTGA
- a CDS encoding acyl-CoA dehydrogenase family protein, protein MDFAFDARTEELRERLLAFMEEYVYPAEPVAAEQRARLASPWDTPAVFGELKAEARRQGLWNLFLPSAEHGAGLTNLQYAPLAEITGRSPHLAPMATNCAAPDTGNMELLAQFGNEEQRKQWLEPLLAGEIRSAFAMTEPEVASSDATNIETRIERSADGGEYVVTGRKWFISGAMNPDCRIFIVMGKTDPEGADPRRQQSMILVPRDTPGVEVRRAMTVYGYEDHDHGGHAEVVFDGARVPAANLIGEEGTGFAIAQARLGPGRIHHCMRLIGMAERAIELMCRRAVERTAFGKPLAAQGVVQNWIADARVTVEQLRLLVLKTAWLMDTVGNRGAHTEIQAIKIATPRAVVQILDDAVQLHGAGGVSQDFPLAELWAAARTLRLADGPDEVHQRSLARRELKQYGAGRA, encoded by the coding sequence ATGGATTTCGCATTCGACGCCCGGACCGAGGAACTCCGCGAGCGGCTGCTCGCGTTCATGGAGGAGTACGTCTACCCGGCGGAGCCCGTCGCCGCCGAGCAGCGCGCACGGCTGGCCTCGCCCTGGGACACCCCGGCCGTCTTCGGTGAACTGAAGGCCGAGGCGCGCCGTCAGGGCCTGTGGAACCTCTTCCTCCCCAGTGCCGAGCACGGCGCGGGGCTGACCAACCTCCAGTACGCGCCGCTCGCCGAGATCACCGGGCGCAGCCCGCACCTGGCGCCCATGGCCACCAACTGCGCGGCTCCGGACACCGGGAACATGGAGCTGCTCGCCCAGTTCGGGAACGAGGAGCAGCGCAAGCAGTGGCTGGAGCCCCTGCTGGCCGGGGAGATCCGGTCCGCCTTCGCGATGACCGAGCCCGAGGTGGCCTCCTCGGACGCCACGAACATCGAGACGCGGATCGAGCGCTCGGCGGACGGTGGCGAGTATGTGGTCACCGGCCGGAAATGGTTCATCTCGGGGGCGATGAACCCGGACTGCCGGATCTTCATCGTGATGGGCAAGACCGACCCGGAAGGCGCCGATCCGCGGCGCCAGCAGTCGATGATCCTGGTGCCGCGCGACACCCCGGGGGTCGAGGTGCGCCGGGCCATGACGGTGTACGGGTACGAGGACCACGACCACGGCGGCCACGCCGAGGTGGTCTTCGACGGGGCCCGGGTCCCGGCGGCGAACCTGATCGGCGAGGAGGGCACCGGCTTCGCGATCGCCCAGGCCCGGCTCGGCCCGGGCCGCATCCACCACTGCATGCGGCTGATCGGGATGGCGGAGCGGGCGATCGAGCTGATGTGCCGGCGCGCGGTGGAACGTACCGCCTTCGGCAAGCCGCTGGCCGCCCAGGGCGTCGTGCAGAACTGGATCGCCGACGCCCGGGTCACGGTGGAGCAGCTGCGGCTGCTGGTGCTGAAGACGGCCTGGCTGATGGACACGGTGGGGAACCGGGGCGCGCACACCGAGATCCAGGCCATCAAGATCGCGACACCGCGGGCGGTGGTGCAGATCCTCGACGACGCGGTCCAGCTGCACGGCGCGGGCGGGGTCAGCCAGGACTTCCCGCTGGCCGAGTTGTGGGCGGCTGCGCGGACCCTGCGGCTGGCCGACGGACCGGACGAGGTGCACCAGCGGTCTTTGGCGCGGCGGGAGTTGAAGCAGTACGGGGCCGGTCGAGCGTGA
- a CDS encoding TetR/AcrR family transcriptional regulator, with amino-acid sequence MAARTTEPAGTHEAPVPQRLLAVATRLFAERGYDRTSVQEIVEAAGVTKGALYHYFGSKDDLLHEVYARMLRLQQQRLDAVADSDAPVEERLRAAAADVVVTTIENLDDAMIFFRSMHQLSPEKFKQVRAERRRYHERFRALVEEGQRTGVFSDATPADLVVDYHFGSVHHLSTWYRADGPLTPQQVADHLADLLLRALRP; translated from the coding sequence ATGGCGGCCAGGACCACGGAACCCGCAGGCACGCACGAAGCCCCGGTACCGCAGCGGCTGCTGGCCGTCGCCACCCGGCTGTTCGCCGAGCGGGGTTACGACCGCACCTCGGTCCAGGAGATCGTCGAGGCGGCCGGCGTCACGAAGGGCGCGCTCTACCACTACTTCGGGTCCAAGGACGACCTGCTGCACGAGGTGTACGCGCGGATGCTGCGGCTCCAGCAGCAGCGCCTCGACGCGGTGGCCGATTCCGACGCGCCCGTCGAGGAGCGGCTGCGCGCCGCGGCCGCCGACGTGGTCGTCACCACCATCGAGAACCTCGACGACGCGATGATCTTCTTCCGGTCGATGCACCAGCTCAGCCCGGAGAAGTTCAAGCAGGTGCGGGCGGAGCGCCGGCGCTACCACGAGCGCTTCCGGGCGTTGGTCGAGGAGGGCCAGCGTACGGGCGTGTTCTCCGACGCCACCCCCGCCGACCTGGTGGTGGACTACCACTTCGGGTCCGTCCACCACCTGTCGACCTGGTACCGGGCGGACGGCCCGCTCACGCCGCAGCAGGTCGCCGATCACCTCGCCGACCTGCTGCTGCGCGCCCTGCGCCCCTAG
- a CDS encoding serine-threonine protein kinase: protein MADIGGGSRNAVGSGTGVGNAVGSGIGVAPYAELTFDSDGDVDRATQGAVARMEATDLLVFAHGWNSDRSTATRLYDRFFAPFPGLVGSGVRLGYVGVVWPAMRFADEPIPDFDAHGALAEPGFGTALDPATRRALGEFWPERGAELDRVANLLEERPDSAAAFIEFGALVRELAGVDAVPAAVAPSVPAIFTDDVLEVCRALATALVRAGAPAPAEPAGPGLTVGGGLRGLWGGAKELLRQAAYYKMKKRAGVVGERGLGPVLTELAAARPALRFHLIGHSFGARVVSFSLRAVPDRARYVKSVTLLQGAFSHYAFADRLPHDKSSGGTLRGLQRRVDGPVVACHSPHDSALKIFYPLASRMAGDSAGLLGFDERWGAIGHDGVQAVPGAPRLSLETALREGVPATGCVSVDAGSVVRRGGAPSGAHSDICHEELARVVVTAGRMGR, encoded by the coding sequence ATGGCGGACATCGGTGGCGGAAGCAGGAACGCGGTCGGGAGCGGAACCGGGGTCGGGAACGCGGTCGGGAGCGGGATCGGGGTCGCGCCGTACGCAGAGCTGACCTTCGACTCCGACGGGGACGTGGACCGGGCGACTCAGGGGGCGGTGGCCCGGATGGAAGCCACGGACCTGCTGGTCTTCGCACACGGCTGGAACAGCGACCGGTCCACGGCGACTCGGCTGTACGACCGGTTCTTCGCCCCCTTCCCGGGGCTGGTGGGTTCGGGGGTGCGGCTGGGGTACGTGGGTGTCGTATGGCCCGCGATGCGGTTCGCCGACGAGCCGATACCCGACTTCGACGCACACGGCGCCCTCGCGGAACCCGGCTTCGGTACGGCCCTGGACCCCGCCACCCGGCGCGCGCTCGGGGAGTTCTGGCCGGAGCGGGGCGCCGAGCTGGACCGGGTGGCGAACCTGCTGGAGGAACGGCCCGACTCGGCCGCCGCCTTCATCGAGTTCGGCGCACTCGTACGCGAGCTGGCGGGGGTGGACGCGGTTCCCGCCGCGGTCGCTCCCTCCGTACCGGCGATCTTCACCGACGACGTGCTGGAGGTGTGCCGGGCCCTGGCCACCGCCCTGGTCCGGGCGGGCGCACCGGCTCCGGCGGAGCCCGCCGGTCCGGGCCTCACCGTCGGCGGCGGGCTGCGCGGCCTGTGGGGCGGCGCCAAGGAGCTGCTGCGGCAGGCCGCCTACTACAAGATGAAGAAGCGGGCGGGCGTGGTCGGCGAGCGCGGACTCGGCCCGGTGCTGACGGAGCTGGCGGCCGCCCGCCCCGCGCTGCGGTTCCACCTGATCGGGCACAGCTTCGGCGCGCGGGTGGTGTCCTTCTCGCTGCGCGCGGTGCCGGACCGGGCCCGGTACGTGAAGTCCGTGACCCTGCTCCAGGGGGCCTTCTCCCACTACGCCTTCGCCGACCGGCTGCCGCACGACAAGAGCAGCGGCGGCACCCTGCGCGGCCTCCAGCGCCGGGTCGACGGACCGGTGGTCGCCTGCCATTCCCCGCACGACTCGGCCCTCAAGATCTTCTACCCGCTGGCCTCCCGGATGGCAGGCGATTCGGCCGGACTGCTGGGTTTCGACGAACGGTGGGGCGCCATCGGGCACGACGGGGTCCAGGCGGTCCCGGGTGCGCCCCGGCTGAGCCTCGAAACCGCTCTGCGCGAGGGGGTGCCGGCGACCGGTTGCGTCAGTGTGGACGCGGGCTCCGTGGTGCGGCGCGGCGGCGCCCCGTCGGGGGCGCACAGCGATATCTGCCACGAGGAACTGGCCCGGGTGGTGGTGACTGCGGGGCGCATGGGGCGCTGA
- a CDS encoding exo-beta-N-acetylmuramidase NamZ family protein gives MTLSRRGVLGLAGAIGSAGALGAAVRTAPTGTSGAGGAGGAIGRVRTGFERLAADGYAALAGERIGVVTNPTGITADARHLVDVLHADERVDLVAVFGPEHGFRGTAQAGGSEGASRDPATGLPVYDTYGRSGQQLADVFTAAGIDTVVFDIQDVGARFYTYIWTLYDCMRAAALAGKAMVVLDRPNPVGGRRAAGPVLERPYASFVGREPIALAHGMTAAELARLFNGEFLTEKPVRLRTVPLSGWRRESFFGETGLPWMPPSPNMPTPDTALAYAGTCLFEGTNLSEGRGTTTPFEVVGAEGIDRRWAEAANALGLPGVWFREAYFTPTFSKHVGKVCGGVRLVVHDRAAFDPVRAGIGLLITARQVWNGFGWRADHWIDRLTGSDRVRTLVDAGADVDEVVGDWALGLARFEAVRRQYLLYP, from the coding sequence ATGACGCTGTCGCGACGCGGGGTGCTGGGGCTGGCGGGAGCCATCGGATCGGCGGGCGCACTGGGGGCGGCGGTGCGCACCGCGCCCACGGGAACCAGCGGGGCCGGAGGGGCCGGAGGAGCCATCGGCCGGGTGCGCACCGGTTTCGAGCGGCTCGCCGCCGACGGGTACGCCGCGCTCGCCGGGGAGAGGATCGGGGTGGTCACCAACCCCACCGGGATCACCGCCGACGCCCGGCACCTGGTCGACGTACTGCACGCGGACGAACGGGTCGACCTGGTCGCGGTGTTCGGGCCCGAGCACGGCTTCCGCGGGACCGCGCAGGCGGGCGGGTCCGAGGGGGCCTCCCGGGACCCGGCGACCGGACTGCCGGTGTACGACACGTACGGCCGGAGCGGTCAGCAGCTCGCGGACGTCTTCACGGCGGCCGGGATCGACACCGTCGTCTTCGACATCCAGGACGTCGGGGCCCGCTTCTACACCTACATCTGGACCCTCTACGACTGCATGCGCGCGGCCGCGCTCGCCGGCAAGGCGATGGTGGTGCTGGACCGGCCCAATCCGGTGGGCGGCCGGCGGGCCGCGGGACCCGTACTGGAGCGGCCGTACGCGAGCTTCGTCGGCCGGGAGCCGATCGCCCTCGCGCACGGGATGACGGCGGCCGAACTGGCCCGGCTCTTCAACGGCGAGTTCCTGACGGAGAAGCCGGTCCGGCTGCGGACGGTGCCGCTGTCCGGGTGGCGGCGGGAGTCGTTCTTCGGGGAGACGGGGCTGCCGTGGATGCCGCCCAGCCCGAACATGCCGACCCCGGACACGGCCCTCGCGTACGCCGGTACCTGCCTGTTCGAGGGGACGAACCTCTCCGAGGGGCGCGGAACGACCACGCCCTTCGAGGTGGTGGGCGCGGAGGGCATCGACCGGCGGTGGGCGGAGGCGGCGAACGCGCTGGGGCTGCCGGGGGTGTGGTTCCGGGAGGCGTACTTCACCCCGACCTTCTCCAAGCACGTGGGGAAGGTGTGCGGCGGTGTCCGGCTGGTCGTGCACGACCGGGCCGCCTTCGACCCGGTACGGGCCGGGATCGGGCTGCTGATCACCGCGCGGCAGGTGTGGAACGGCTTCGGCTGGCGCGCCGACCACTGGATCGACCGGCTGACCGGCTCGGACCGGGTACGGACGCTGGTGGACGCGGGGGCGGACGTGGACGAGGTGGTGGGCGACTGGGCGTTGGGACTGGCCCGCTTCGAGGCGGTGCGCCGGCAGTACCTGCTCTACCCGTGA
- a CDS encoding S8 family peptidase → MATHKRSRGFRYAAIGTAAAAAAAVTMIASPFAGAAAPAEGTVYGLGAPGAISGSYVVILDASANKEQLARKYGGELKRSYGSGVNGFSADGLSETEAKRLAADPAVGKVVQNKKFTIKASQPNPPSWGLDRIDQTAQAGDKKYDYPDAAGEGVTAYVIDTGVRTTHKDFGGRATSGFDAIDNDDSADDGNGHGTHVAGTIAGTAHGVAKKAKIVAVRVLDDNGSGTTEQVVAGIDWVTQNHKGPSVANMSLGGGADEALDEAVRRAIASGVTFGVAAGNESSDAGQGSPSRVPEAITVASSTIDDEQSSFSNFGSVVDLYAPGSDITSAWNDSDTGTKTISGTSMATPHVVGAAAVYLAGHPTSTPAQTAAALTGAATSGAVTNPSAGTANKLLKVAP, encoded by the coding sequence ATGGCAACTCACAAGCGCTCGCGCGGTTTCCGGTACGCGGCCATAGGCACGGCAGCAGCGGCGGCTGCTGCCGTGACCATGATCGCCTCCCCCTTCGCGGGGGCCGCCGCACCGGCCGAAGGCACCGTGTACGGCCTCGGCGCGCCCGGCGCGATCAGCGGGAGCTACGTCGTCATACTCGACGCATCCGCGAACAAGGAACAGCTCGCCCGCAAGTACGGCGGCGAGCTGAAGCGCTCCTACGGCTCCGGGGTCAACGGCTTCTCGGCCGACGGCCTGAGCGAGACCGAGGCCAAGCGGCTGGCCGCTGACCCGGCCGTCGGCAAGGTCGTGCAGAACAAGAAGTTCACCATCAAGGCCTCCCAGCCCAACCCGCCGTCGTGGGGTCTGGACCGGATCGACCAGACCGCCCAGGCGGGCGACAAGAAGTACGACTACCCCGATGCCGCCGGTGAGGGCGTGACGGCCTACGTCATCGACACCGGAGTCCGCACCACCCACAAGGACTTCGGCGGCCGCGCGACGTCCGGCTTCGACGCCATCGACAACGACGACAGCGCCGACGACGGGAACGGCCACGGCACCCACGTGGCCGGCACCATCGCGGGCACCGCGCACGGTGTCGCCAAGAAGGCGAAGATCGTCGCGGTGCGGGTGCTCGACGACAACGGCTCCGGCACCACCGAGCAGGTCGTCGCCGGCATCGACTGGGTCACCCAGAACCACAAGGGCCCCTCGGTCGCCAACATGAGCCTGGGCGGCGGCGCCGACGAGGCCCTCGACGAGGCCGTGCGCCGGGCCATCGCCTCCGGCGTCACCTTCGGGGTGGCGGCGGGCAACGAGTCGTCCGACGCCGGTCAGGGCTCGCCGTCGCGGGTTCCGGAGGCCATCACGGTGGCGTCCAGCACCATCGACGACGAGCAGTCCTCGTTCTCGAACTTCGGCTCCGTGGTGGACCTGTACGCGCCGGGCTCGGACATCACGTCCGCCTGGAACGACAGCGACACGGGGACGAAGACCATCTCCGGCACCTCCATGGCCACCCCGCACGTCGTGGGCGCGGCGGCGGTCTACCTCGCCGGGCACCCGACGTCGACGCCGGCTCAGACGGCTGCGGCGCTGACGGGAGCGGCCACCTCCGGTGCGGTCACCAACCCGTCGGCGGGCACGGCGAACAAGCTCCTGAAGGTCGCGCCGTAG
- a CDS encoding MBL fold metallo-hydrolase, producing the protein MSVEEPYLVQPAPGVYAYVQPDGGWCLNNAGFVTDGGRTLLVDTAATERRALALRDAVVAAGVPLPRTVVNTHHHGDHTYGNGVFTPEAMILGHDNARSEQLAAGHQLELIWPATDFGAVEIVPPDLTYSDRATLHVGSTEVQVIHPGVAHTTGDSIVWLPGQRVVFTGDLVFAGGTPFLAMGSLAGSLRALELLRSLDAETVVPGHGPLTDPSAYDSTERYLRHVAEIAREGRAKGLSPLEVAQQADLGEFGTWRESERLVANVHRAYAELAGKPEGAPLDILAVLTDMTVMNGGTPILCHA; encoded by the coding sequence ATGTCCGTCGAAGAGCCGTACCTCGTCCAGCCCGCGCCGGGGGTGTACGCCTACGTCCAGCCGGACGGCGGCTGGTGCCTGAACAACGCGGGGTTCGTGACCGACGGGGGCCGCACCCTGCTCGTCGACACCGCCGCCACCGAGCGGCGGGCCCTGGCCCTGCGCGACGCGGTCGTGGCGGCCGGGGTGCCGCTCCCCCGCACCGTGGTCAACACCCACCACCACGGCGACCACACGTACGGCAACGGCGTCTTCACCCCCGAGGCGATGATCCTCGGCCACGACAACGCCCGGTCCGAGCAGCTCGCCGCCGGGCACCAGCTGGAACTGATCTGGCCCGCCACGGACTTCGGCGCCGTCGAGATCGTCCCGCCCGACCTCACCTACAGCGACCGGGCGACCCTGCACGTCGGCTCGACGGAGGTGCAGGTCATCCACCCGGGCGTCGCGCACACCACCGGGGACTCGATCGTGTGGCTGCCCGGACAGCGGGTGGTGTTCACCGGCGACCTGGTCTTCGCCGGCGGCACCCCGTTCCTGGCGATGGGTTCCCTGGCCGGTTCGCTGCGGGCGCTGGAGCTGCTGCGCTCGCTGGACGCGGAGACCGTCGTACCGGGCCACGGACCGCTGACCGACCCCTCGGCCTACGACTCCACCGAGCGCTACCTGCGCCACGTGGCCGAAATCGCCCGGGAGGGCCGGGCCAAGGGGCTGTCCCCGCTGGAGGTGGCCCAGCAGGCCGACCTCGGCGAGTTCGGGACCTGGCGGGAGAGCGAGCGGCTGGTCGCCAACGTGCACCGGGCGTACGCGGAACTGGCCGGGAAGCCCGAGGGGGCGCCCCTGGACATCCTCGCCGTTCTGACGGACATGACGGTGATGAACGGCGGCACGCCCATCCTCTGCCACGCCTGA